The sequence GCGAACAGCTTCGCCGTGGCCCTCCCGATTCCCGCGCTCGCTCCCGTGATGATTGCGACCTTCCCATTCAACCGAGCCATACGCCGTCTCCCTGCGAGGCCCGCGGCGAGATGCCGTGGCCGATGGGAGAGATGTATGCCTCAGCACCTCTTGGAGAAAGGCACGGAAGCTGGTTTGGTCATTCAGCTTTCCTGAATGATGGAGCCGATTCATGGACCGTCTGCGTGCCTTCGAAGTCTTCGTCACAGTGGTCCAGCGCGGCAGCTTCGTCCGCGCCGCGGATGCGCTGAACACGTCCGCCGCCAACGTCACCCGCTACGTCAACGAACTGGAGCGACATCTCGGCACCCGCCTGCTCCAGCGCACGTCGCGCCGGCTGTCCCTCACCGAGAGCGGCGAGGCCCTGCACGAGCGAGCACGCACCCTCCTCGACGACGTGGCCGAGGCCGAGGCACTGGCCTCCGCGAGCACCGTGCAGGCGCGCGGGCGGCTGCGCGTCAACGCGCCGTTGAGCTTCGGCATCCTCCACCTCGCCCCGCTCTGGCCGCGCTTCATGGCCCTTCATCCCGAGGTGGAGTTGGAGGTGTCTCTTTCAGACCGGGTCGTCGACCTCGTCGAGGAGGGCTATGACCTCGCCATCCGCATCTCGCGCGGAGGTGCCGCCGCGAGCCAGGTCACGCGCCGGCTCTCCACTTCGCGCAACGTGGTCTGCGCCGCGCCGGCCTATCTGAAGCGCCATGGCAGGCCTGGACGGCTGGAGGACCTCGACAGGCATGTCTGCGTTTCCTACAGCAACTCCTCGATGGCGGAGGAGTGGCCGCTCAGCGATGCGGCGGGCACCACGCGCGTCGTCCGAATGCGCAGCGTGATGCAGGCCAACAACGGCGACACCGTGCGTGCCGCGGGGCTGGCCGGACTCGGGCTCATCTGGCAGCCCACCTTCCTGATTGGCGAGGACCTCCGTGCGGGCCGCCTCGTCCGCGTGCTGCCGGAGTGGTCGCTCCCGGACATCGACATCCTCGCCGTCTATCCCAGCCGCCGGCATCTCAGCGCCAAGGTGCGCCTGATGATTGATTTCCTCGCCGAGCAGTTCCGGGGCACGCCCTCCTGGGAACGGGCGCTGCGTGAATGAAATGAAGGCAGACATCGCTATCGTGCCGTGCTAATGCCTGCCCCGGTTCCGCCGTGACAGGCGTGGCGTGCTGTGGATTCCCGGTCACGAAGACGCCCAGCTCTCCATTCAAAGCCATGCCTGATGACCGGAACGCCGGCTTCATTCGCGCCGGCCCATATGACTCACATCACTCGGAGCAGAACTTGAGCAGACGCCGTGCCTTGCCATTCTTGTTGGGACTTCTCGTCGCACTCCCCGTCACCAGTCAGGCTCAGTCCGATGACTGGGAAACGCTCATCACTCCGGCGACGTTCCATCATGGGCGCTATGATCCGGACGCGTCCACGCCTGCACTCACGGGGGTCTACGTCGCGCCCTATTCCATCAATACGGGCGAAATCCCCAGTATCTACGTCCAGAGCCCCGATTCCTTCCGGCTGCGCATCTACAGACTTGGCTGGTACGGCGGCGCTGGCGCACAGGTCGTCTTCGACTCGTCGTCAACGCTCTACCTGCCTATTTCCCAGCCTCGATGCGGCATCGAAACGCCCTCGAGCGTCACCGGGTACCAGGCCCTCCGGCAACAGGAGACGGACCATGGTCTGGTGGAGTGCGCGTGGA comes from Pyxidicoccus parkwaysis and encodes:
- a CDS encoding LysR family transcriptional regulator — encoded protein: MDRLRAFEVFVTVVQRGSFVRAADALNTSAANVTRYVNELERHLGTRLLQRTSRRLSLTESGEALHERARTLLDDVAEAEALASASTVQARGRLRVNAPLSFGILHLAPLWPRFMALHPEVELEVSLSDRVVDLVEEGYDLAIRISRGGAAASQVTRRLSTSRNVVCAAPAYLKRHGRPGRLEDLDRHVCVSYSNSSMAEEWPLSDAAGTTRVVRMRSVMQANNGDTVRAAGLAGLGLIWQPTFLIGEDLRAGRLVRVLPEWSLPDIDILAVYPSRRHLSAKVRLMIDFLAEQFRGTPSWERALRE